The Nocardioides ochotonae genome segment CGCCGGCGTTGGGGGCCAGGAAGCCCTTCGGCGTGGTGTCGGCGCCGACGACCAGCGCCACCTCGCACAGGCCCGCGAGGATGCGGGTCCGGGCGGTGTCGAGGGCCTGGGCGCCCGTCGCGCACGCGGCGTACGACGTGGCGACGCGGGCGCCGTTCCAGCCGAGCGCCTGCGCGAAGGTCGCGCCGGCGACGTAGCCGGCGTAGCCGTTGCGCACGGTCTCCCCGCCGACGACCAGGTCGACGTCGGTCCACGGGACCCCGGCGTCGGCGAGTGCCGCGCGGGCGGCGTGCACGCCGTAGGTCACGAAGTTGCGGCCCCACTTGCCCCAGGGGTGCATGCCCACCCCGGCGACGACCGCGTTGTCGGTGCTCACTGGTCGGCCTCCTCGCCCAGCTCGGTGACCGGCTTCCAGCGCCACACAGTGCGCTCGCCGGTGTCGTCGGTGTGCAGCGTCTCGACCACCAGCTCGGCCTCGGCGCCCACGGTGAGGTCGTCGACGCCGTAGCCCTCGGCCACCTGGCCCAGCACGGTGAGCCCCTCGGGCAGCTCGACGGCCGCCAGCGCGAACGGGACGAACGGGTCGCTCGGCGCGATGTACGGCGCCGGCGGCTGGTACTGGGCGTCGGTGTAGGACCAGATCCGGCCCCGGCGCGACAGCTCGGCGGTCTCGAAGACCTCGCCGTCGCACGCGGGGTTGCGGCAGTAGCCCTCGTTGCCCGGCACCGGCGGGAAGTAGACGGTGGTGCAGACGGTGCACCGCGACCCGATCAGCCGCGGCTCGGGGCCGGTGGTGAACCACCCCTCGATGACCGGCGTGGACGATGACGACGTCATGGGACCCCTCAGCCTCGACAACTGCAACGGGTGCCGACTATGGCACGCGCCACTGTCCTCGCGCGGGTCTCGTCCCACCGAGCCGGAGCGACCCGGGCGGGGCTGGGCTGGGGCCCGGGCCCCGCTCAGCCGCGGGCGAGGAAGGTGAGCAGGTCGTGGCGGGTGACCACGCCGATCGGCTTGCCGTCCTCGTGGACCAGCACCGCGTCCGCCTTCTCCAGCAGTCGTACGGCGGCCTCCGCGGGCTCCGTGGAGCCGATCGTCGGCAGCGGGTCGGACATGTGCTCGTCGACGCGGTCGGTGAGCCGGGCGTGGCCGGCGTACAGCGCGTCGAGCAGGTCGCGCTCGGAGACCGAGCCGGCGACCTCGGCGGCGACGAGCGGCGGCTCCGCGCGCACGACGGGCATCTGCGAGACGCCGTACTCCTGGAGGATCTGGACGGCCTCGGCGATGGTCTCGCCGGGGTGGGTGTGCACGAGGTCGGGCAGACGCCCGTCCTTGCCGCGCAGCACCTCGCCAACCGACTGGACGGCGGCCTCCTGGGCGGTCGGGAAGCCGTACTGGCCGAGCCACTCGTCGTTGAAGATCTTGGTGAGGTAGCCGCGCCCGGAGTCCGGCAGCAGCACCACGATCACGGCGTCCTCGCGGCCCTGCTCGGCGAGCTCGTGAGCCAGCTTGGCGGCGGCGAAGGCGGCCATGCCGGAGGAGCCGCCGACCAGCAGCGCCTCCTCGCGGGCCAAGCGGCGGGTGAAGGCGAAGGAGTCGGCGTCGGAGACCTCGATGACCCGGTCGGCGACCCCGCGGTCGTAGGTGTCGGGCCAGAAGTCCTCACCCACGCCCTCGACGAGGTAGGGGCGCCCGGAGCCGCCGGAGTAGACCGACCCCTCCGGGTCCGCGCCGACGACCTGGATGTCGGGGTTCTGCTCCTTGAGGTAGCGACCGACGCCGCTGATCGTGCCGCCGGTGCCCATGCCGGTCACGAAGTGGGTGATGCGCCCCTCGGTCTGCTTCCAGATCTCCGGACCGGTGGTCTCGTAGTGCGAGCGCGGGTTGTGCGGGTTGGAGTACTGGTCCGGCTTCCACGCGCCGGGCTGGGAGGCCAGCCGGTCCGAGACGCTGTAGTAGGAGTCCGGGTGCTCGGGGTCGACGGCGGTCGGGCACACGACGACCTCGGCGCCGTAGGCCTTGAGCACGTTGCGCTTGTCCTCGCTGACCTTGTCGGGGCACACGAAGATGCAGTGGTAGCCCTTCTCCTGGGCCGCCATCGCCAGCCCCACGCCGGTGTTACCCGAGGTCGGCTCGACGATGGTGCCGCCGGGCTGCAGCGCCCCGGAGGCCTCCGCCGCCTCGATCATCCGGGTGGCGATGCGGTCCTTCACCGACCCGCCCGGGTTGAGGTACTCCACCTTGGCCAGCACCATCGGCCCCGGACGGTCGGCGAGACCGTCCAGCGTCCGGCGCAGGCGCAGCAGCGGAGTGTTGCCAATCAGGTCCAGGAGCGAGTCGACGTACTGCATCCGGCCAATCTAGGGCGGGTCACCGTCAGTTGGGCAAACCCTGCCCCCGACCGGCCGGTCGTCCTCCGTAGACTCGATCCGTGGGAAAGGCAGCAGCGGCACGCAAGCTGGCTTCCGCTGCGGCCTACGGCGGCGGCGGGCTGACCATGCTCGGAGGCACCCTGTACGGCGTCCTGACCGCCGAGGCCAAGCTGGCCCGCAAGGCGATCGGCCCGCTCCTCGAGGACCCGCCCCCGGACCCCACCGGCTGGTACGGCCGCGGCCGTCCCGCCCCCGCGGTCAAGCTCGTCGTCCTCGGTGACTCCAGCGCCGCCGGGTACGGCGTGGCGCGGGTCGAGGAGACCCCCGGGGCGCTGCTGGCCAGCGGCGTGGCCGAGCACGCGGATCGACGCGTCTACCTGCGCGACCTCGCGGTCGTCGGCGCCAAGTCCTCCGACCTCGCCGAGCAGGTCGACAAGGCGCTGCCGATCCAGCCCGACGTCGCGGTGATCCTCATCGGCGGCAACGACGTCACCCACACCGTGATGCCGTCGGCCTCGGTGCGCCACCTCCAGGAGGCGGTACGCCGCCTGCGGGCCGCCGACGTCGAGGTCGTCGTCGGCACCTGTCCCGACCTCGGCACCATCAAGCCGATCGCTCCCCCGCTCAAGCAGGTCGCCCGCGCCTGGTCGCGCCGGCTGGCCGCCGGCCAGACGATCGCGGCGATCGAGGAGGGCGGGCGCACCGTCTCCATCGGCTCGATCCTGGGCCCGGAGTTCGCTGCCGCGCCGGCCCTGCTCTTCGGCCCGGACCGCTTCCACCCCTCCGCCCAGGGCTACCGTGCCGCGGCCGGGATCCTGCTGCCCTCGATCCTCGCCGCGGTCGGCGTGATCCCGGACGATGAGGAGCGCATCGAGTCGATGCGCGGCGAGGCGATCCTGCCGATCAGCAAGGCAGCGGTCCAGGCGGTCAACAACCCCGGTACCGAGCTCGACGGCACCGAGGTCGGCGGCCACCGCCTCGGCGTGCGCGGGCTGTGGGTGGAGATGCGCCACCGCCGCCGTCGCGCCCAGACCAGCAGCGAGGGCCCCGAGCAGATCGAGCCCGAGGACCGTCGCCCGTCCGGCGAGCCCACCCCCGCCGGCTCCTAGCGCACACGCACGAGGGCCCCGGGAGCGATGCTCCCGGGGCCCTCGTCGTTCGCGCCGAGGCGCGCAGGCTCAGTCCTGGCTGAAGATCGCCAGGATGCGCAGCAGGTTGGTGTAGATCCAGACCAGGCTGACGGTCATCGCGAACGCGGCGCGCCACGACTCGCGCTCGGGCAGCCCGTTGGCGATGCCCTGCTCGACGAAGTCGAAGTCCATGATCAGCATGAACACGCCGAGCACCAGGCCGGCCACGGCGAAGAGCAGGCCCATGCCGCCGAAGCCGTGGATGCCGAAGCTGTTGCCGAACATGCCCAGCACCAGCTCGAGGACGCTGAGGCCGATCATGCCGAAGACGGCGGCGGTCACGAAGGTGCGGAACTTGTTGCCGACCTTGATGTTGAGGACCTTGTACGCCGCGAGCGTGCCCGCGAAGGCCGCGAAGGTGCCGAGCACGGCCTGGGTGACGATGCCACCACCGAAGTTGGCGTCGAAGAGCTTGCTGAGGCCACCGAGGGCGACACCCTCGAGGGCGCAGAACGCCAGCACCAGCGCGGGGCTGATGACGCGCTTGAAGGAGTTGACCATCGAGAGCGCGAAGGCGCCGAGGCTGCCGATCGTGACGGCCGCGATGAGCGGGCCGAGGTCGACGGTCGAGTCCTCGAGGTTCGGGGTGAGGAACCAGGTCAGCGCGGCGAAGACGATCACCATGCCGAGCGACATGCCGGTCTTCTGCACCACCGTGTCGATGGTCATCCGGCCCTCGGACGTCGGGGCCGGCGCGTAGCCGAGGCCCTGGTCCTGACCCGGGGTTCCGGTCCCCCACGTCGAGGGGTCTGCGTAGGTCTGGGTGCCGTAGGCGTTCGCGCCGGGGCGGTTGAACTCCTCCGACCGACGGAACACCGGGTTGTTGCTCTGCATTCGGGGTCTCTCCTTGGAGGCCTGCGTGATGACCGCCGCCCTGACGGTCATGGGGTCAGCCTAGTGACCTCACCGTGTGCAACGCATGACCTGCCTCGCGCGTTCCCGCCCCGCGAGGTCCGTGGGCGTCGGTGGGGCCGGGTCGTGCGGATCGCGGGTCCGGGGGTGCGCGTTGGTAATGTCGCCGCGCCCCCAGACCCAGGAGACCGATGACCCAGCCACGCCCGGAGGCCGGCGCGCGCTCGCCGTTCCGTGCGGACGTGCAGGGGCTGCGCGCGATCGCCGTGCTCACGGTGATCGCCGGGCACGCGGGTCTCTCCCAGCTGCCCGGGGGCTTCGTCGGCGTCGACGTCTTCTTCGTGATCTCCGGCTTCTTGATCACCCAGCTGCTGCTGCGCGAGGTCACCCGCACCGGCGGCGTCTCGCTGCGCGGCTTCTACGCCCGCCGCGCGCGCCGCATCCTCCCCGCCGCCACCTTCGTCACGCTGGTGACCCTGGGCGCGTCGGTGTGGTGGCTGAGCGCCCTCGACGCGCTGGAGGTGGTCAAGGACGCCGTCTGGGCGACGATCTTCGCCGCCAACATCCGCTTCGCCTCGGTCGGCACCGACTACTTCGCTCGCGACCAGCTGCCCTCACCTCTGCAGCACTACTGGTCGCTCGCGGTCGAGGAGCAGTTCTACCTCGTGTGGCCGCTGGTGCTGGTGGCCTGCGTGCTGCTCGCGCGCCGTCTCACCCGCGGCGCCGCGGACCCCTCGCCGGCCCGCACGGCCAAGGTGGTGATGGTGACGCTGGCCGTCCTCACCGCCGCCTCCTTCGCCTACGGCGTGTGGCGCACCGAGGTCGACCCCACCGCGGCGTACTTCTCCACGCCTGCGCGGGCCTGGGAGCTGGGGGTCGGCGCCCTGGCGGTCCCGCTCGCACCGGTCCTCGCCGCGCGCATGCCGGCGACCGCGCGCGGGCTGCTGAGCGTCACCGGCCTGGGCTTCATCGCCGCGGCCTGCCTGCGCTACGACGAGACCTCGCCGTTCCCCGGCACCGCCGCGCTGCTGCCGGTCGTCGGCGCGCTGCTGGTGCTGGTCGCGGGCGCCGGCGGCCACCCGCGCGAGCCGTTCCCGATCCGCGCGCTCGGCGTGTGGCCGATGCGGGTGATCGGCGACTGGTCCTACTCCCTCTACCTCTGGCACTGGCCGCTGCTGGTGCTGCCCGTCGGCTACCTCGGCCGCGACCTGACGCCGCTGGAGGTGGGCGCGGCGGTCGCGGCGACGTTCGTGCTCTCCGGCCTCACCTACCGCCTCGTCGAGACGCCGTTCCGCCGCACCCGCGTGCTGCGGGTGCACCGCGGCCTCGTGCTCTACCCCCTCTCCCTGGGACTGGTCGTCACCAGCGCCTTCGCCGCCCAGGACTACGCCGAGTGGCGCACCGGCGAGCACGGCAACGACCCGGCGGTGACGGTCACCGACCTGGGCGAGGAGGCCGAGGAGCTGGACCCGACGGTCGCGCTGGTGAAGGCCTCGGTGCTGGCCGCCCGGGAGGGCCAGGCGGTGCCGAGCGACCTGACCCCCGACCTGCTCGACATCCGCGAGGACCGCGCCGCCCTCGGACGGTGCAGCTATGAGACCGACGCGCTCCCGCTCTGCCCGCGCGGCACCACCGGCACCCCGGAGAAGACCGTCGTCGTGCTCGGCAACTCCCACGGCCGCATGTGGGTGCCGGCGTTCGAGCGGATCGCCCGCGAGCACGACCTGCGCACCTACTACCTGGTCAAGGTCGGCTGCCCGGCCGCGCTGGTGACCGTCGGCTCCCAGGCGGAGTACGCCGGGTGCACGGCCTTCCGCGAGTGGGCGCTGGAGCAGATCGCCGAGCTGCGCCCCGACGTGGTCGTGGTCGCCACCAACGTCGCGGAGACCCTGCTCCACGAGGGCCGCCCGGTCGAGGACCCTGCCGAGCGCGAACAGCTGGTGCGCGCGGGCTTCGATGAGCTCTTCGACCGGCTGGCGCCGATCGCGGGTCGCACCGTGCTGCTGCGCGACGTCCCCGAGCTCGACGAGTCGCCCGAGGTCTGCCTCAGCACCGGACGGCCCGACCTCGGGGACTGCCTGCTCAGCCCCACCCCGCACGCCACCCGGATGGCCGACCTGTCCGTCGCCTCGGCCCAGGAGCGCCGGGTCCCGGTCATCGACCCCACCCCGTGGGTGTGCTGGGACGGCTCGTGCCCCGCGGTGATCGGCTCGACGATCCCCTACCGCGACACCGGCCACCTCACCACCCAGTACGCCGCGGCCCTCACCGAGGACCTCGCGCGGTCCCTGGCCCCGCTGCTCCGCGCGGGCTGAGCCTCAGCCCGGGGACGGCTCGCCTCGCCGCACCGCCACCACGACCGTGTCGGTGGCGACCGCCTCGCGGCCCTCGGCGTCGCGCACCCGTCGGGTGGGTGCGTCCGCGACCCGCACGTCCCAGTCCGCCGGGTCCAGCAGCGCCGTCACCTGCTCGGGGCCGAACAGCAGCCGGGCGAGCTCGGGGTTGCGCAGCCCGGCGGCGGCGTCCGCGGGGTGGTGCGCGCCGACGAGCAGCGTGCCGCCGGGGCGGACCGCTGCCGCGAGCGCGGCGTACACCCGCACGAAGTGCTGCTCGGGCAGGTGCAGGAAGTGCACGGTGACCAGGTCGGCGGCGGGCACCTCGTCGCCGCCGGCGAGCAGGTCCACCCGACGCCAGGTGCACCGCTCGGCGACCCCCTCCTCCGCGGCGTGCTGCGCGGCCCGCTCCAGGGCCACCCCGGACACGTCGACGCCGGTGACCTGCCAGCCCCGCCGGGCCAGCCAGACCGCGTCGGCGCCCTCGCCGCACCCCACGTCGAGCGCCGTGCCCGGCGCCAGGTCGGCGGCGTGCTCGACCAGGCGGGCGTTGGGCTGCCCGGACCAGATCCGCTGGGAGGCGGCGTACCGCTCGTCCCAGAACTCAGCGCTCCAGCGGTCCGGTGCTTCCTCGCTCATGTGCTCCGCTCTCCTCTCGCCGTAGGCCCGGCCGTGTCACCTTCGGTCAGGTAGCCGATGTCGTCGAGGAGCGCGTCGAGCACGCCGGAGTACCGGACGCCGGTGAGGCGCGAGATGGCGACCAAGTGCTCCTTGGCGATGAGCCTCTTCGGCGCGCGCCAGTTACCGAGCGTTGTCTGAGTGACGCCGAGCTTGCGCGCCACCTGGCGTTCGCTCACGGTGTAGGGCTGCGCATCGATGTGCGCCTGAATCAGGTCGTAGAGCTTGCCCACTGTCCCTGCCTCCTCTCGACGGGCAGCTGGTGCCCATGCGCGAGACGGGTCAGTCCTGCGTTCACCTCGAATGGCTCACCAGATGGCTCACCGAGCGTGTCCCTCATGTGCCCCCGGTGGGACTCGAACCCACACTGCGCCGCTTTTAAGGCGGCTTCCTCTGCCGATTGGGATACGGGGGCGACGCCCGTGAGCGGACGTCGCAGCCTGCTCGCAGACGGTACGACGCGGGCCCGCTCCCGGGCCAGCACTGCGGGACTACAGGTAGGTCTTGCGGGGGTGGATGGCGTGCGCGCCGGCGACCCGGTCGAGGAAGACGAAGCCCGCGCAGTGGTCGAGCTCGTGCTGCAGGCAGCGTGCCTCGAAGGCGTTGGCCGAGAAGGTGACCTCCTCGCCGGTGCCGGGCAGCTGGCCGCGGACGACCAGGCGCGAGGCGCGCTTCACGTCACCGGTGAAGTCCGGGACGCTCATGCAGCCCTCACGGGCCTTCTCGTTGCGGCTGGACTCCACGACCTCGGCGTTGCACAGCACGAAGGTGCCGTGGTGCTCGCGGGTCTTGGGGTGGGCGGAGACGTCGACGCAGAAGACCCGGGCCGCGACCCCGACCTGCTGGGCGGCGAGCCCGACACAGCCGGGGCTGACCCGCATCGTCGCGACCAGGTCGGCGGCGAGCTGCACCGTCTCGGGCGCGGTCGGGTCGACGTCGGCGCCGGGGGTGGAGAGCACCGGGTCGGGCACGCGCACGACCTCCAGGACCCGTCCCTCGACACCCAGCTCGTCCTCGGTCCAGGCCGCCAGCCGCTCGCTCGGCGCGGCCGGGGTGGGGGTGACGCTCACAGCTCGTCGGCCTCCGCGGGACGCAGGGTGGCGCCGACTCCGAGGGCGGTGGCCGCCGTGCGGATCGAGGTCTCGAGGGCGTCGAGGTCGGTGCCGGCCGGCACGTCGAACTCCGCGACCAGGAGGTAGAGGCTGCCCGAGAGCCGGGTGCTGAGATCGGTGATGTTGCCACCGAGCGCGGCCACCTCGGACACGACGCCGGAGACGATGCCGGGGCGGTCGCCGCCGTGCACGGTCAGGACCCAGGAGGTGCCGGCGGCCGCGGACACGCTCTCCTCGGGGACCTCGCGGACGGTCACGGTCAGGGTGCCGTCGGCGGTGAGCGGCGCGAGCGCGGACTCGATCGCGGCGGCCTCGACGTCGCCGGAGCAGACCAGCATCATCGCGAAGTGCCCGCGCAGCAGGGTCATCGTGGAGTCCTCGAGGTTGAGGCCCAGCCCGGCCAGCTGGCCGGTGGTCTCCGCGATGATGCCGGGGCGGTCGTGGCCCAGGACGGTGACGGCGTACAGGGTGGGTGTGCTCACCGCGGCATTGTCGCAGCCACCTCCGCCGCTCGACCCAGGACCTCGTCGAGCATGGCCTCGGTGAGCCTCCCGGTGAAGGTGTTCTGCTGGCTGGGGTGGTAGCTGCCGAGCAGCAGGACGTCGTGGCGACCGTGCTCCCCGCTCCCCCGCAGCAGCGCCTCGGCGCCGTGCCCGAAGCGCGGACGCGGCCGCGGGACCTTCCACCCCGCAGCACCGAACGCCGTCAGCGCGGCCGCCCAGCCGATCGCCCCGAGCGCCACCGCGACCCGCACGGTGCCGGCCAGC includes the following:
- a CDS encoding class I SAM-dependent methyltransferase produces the protein MSEEAPDRWSAEFWDERYAASQRIWSGQPNARLVEHAADLAPGTALDVGCGEGADAVWLARRGWQVTGVDVSGVALERAAQHAAEEGVAERCTWRRVDLLAGGDEVPAADLVTVHFLHLPEQHFVRVYAALAAAVRPGGTLLVGAHHPADAAAGLRNPELARLLFGPEQVTALLDPADWDVRVADAPTRRVRDAEGREAVATDTVVVAVRRGEPSPG
- a CDS encoding acyltransferase family protein; translated protein: MTQPRPEAGARSPFRADVQGLRAIAVLTVIAGHAGLSQLPGGFVGVDVFFVISGFLITQLLLREVTRTGGVSLRGFYARRARRILPAATFVTLVTLGASVWWLSALDALEVVKDAVWATIFAANIRFASVGTDYFARDQLPSPLQHYWSLAVEEQFYLVWPLVLVACVLLARRLTRGAADPSPARTAKVVMVTLAVLTAASFAYGVWRTEVDPTAAYFSTPARAWELGVGALAVPLAPVLAARMPATARGLLSVTGLGFIAAACLRYDETSPFPGTAALLPVVGALLVLVAGAGGHPREPFPIRALGVWPMRVIGDWSYSLYLWHWPLLVLPVGYLGRDLTPLEVGAAVAATFVLSGLTYRLVETPFRRTRVLRVHRGLVLYPLSLGLVVTSAFAAQDYAEWRTGEHGNDPAVTVTDLGEEAEELDPTVALVKASVLAAREGQAVPSDLTPDLLDIREDRAALGRCSYETDALPLCPRGTTGTPEKTVVVLGNSHGRMWVPAFERIAREHDLRTYYLVKVGCPAALVTVGSQAEYAGCTAFREWALEQIAELRPDVVVVATNVAETLLHEGRPVEDPAEREQLVRAGFDELFDRLAPIAGRTVLLRDVPELDESPEVCLSTGRPDLGDCLLSPTPHATRMADLSVASAQERRVPVIDPTPWVCWDGSCPAVIGSTIPYRDTGHLTTQYAAALTEDLARSLAPLLRAG
- a CDS encoding glycine cleavage system protein R, whose protein sequence is MSTPTLYAVTVLGHDRPGIIAETTGQLAGLGLNLEDSTMTLLRGHFAMMLVCSGDVEAAAIESALAPLTADGTLTVTVREVPEESVSAAAGTSWVLTVHGGDRPGIVSGVVSEVAALGGNITDLSTRLSGSLYLLVAEFDVPAGTDLDALETSIRTAATALGVGATLRPAEADEL
- a CDS encoding cystathionine beta-synthase, with amino-acid sequence MQYVDSLLDLIGNTPLLRLRRTLDGLADRPGPMVLAKVEYLNPGGSVKDRIATRMIEAAEASGALQPGGTIVEPTSGNTGVGLAMAAQEKGYHCIFVCPDKVSEDKRNVLKAYGAEVVVCPTAVDPEHPDSYYSVSDRLASQPGAWKPDQYSNPHNPRSHYETTGPEIWKQTEGRITHFVTGMGTGGTISGVGRYLKEQNPDIQVVGADPEGSVYSGGSGRPYLVEGVGEDFWPDTYDRGVADRVIEVSDADSFAFTRRLAREEALLVGGSSGMAAFAAAKLAHELAEQGREDAVIVVLLPDSGRGYLTKIFNDEWLGQYGFPTAQEAAVQSVGEVLRGKDGRLPDLVHTHPGETIAEAVQILQEYGVSQMPVVRAEPPLVAAEVAGSVSERDLLDALYAGHARLTDRVDEHMSDPLPTIGSTEPAEAAVRLLEKADAVLVHEDGKPIGVVTRHDLLTFLARG
- a CDS encoding helix-turn-helix domain-containing protein; this translates as MGKLYDLIQAHIDAQPYTVSERQVARKLGVTQTTLGNWRAPKRLIAKEHLVAISRLTGVRYSGVLDALLDDIGYLTEGDTAGPTARGERST
- a CDS encoding Zn-ribbon domain-containing OB-fold protein; its protein translation is MTSSSSTPVIEGWFTTGPEPRLIGSRCTVCTTVYFPPVPGNEGYCRNPACDGEVFETAELSRRGRIWSYTDAQYQPPAPYIAPSDPFVPFALAAVELPEGLTVLGQVAEGYGVDDLTVGAEAELVVETLHTDDTGERTVWRWKPVTELGEEADQ
- a CDS encoding SGNH/GDSL hydrolase family protein; translation: MGKAAAARKLASAAAYGGGGLTMLGGTLYGVLTAEAKLARKAIGPLLEDPPPDPTGWYGRGRPAPAVKLVVLGDSSAAGYGVARVEETPGALLASGVAEHADRRVYLRDLAVVGAKSSDLAEQVDKALPIQPDVAVILIGGNDVTHTVMPSASVRHLQEAVRRLRAADVEVVVGTCPDLGTIKPIAPPLKQVARAWSRRLAAGQTIAAIEEGGRTVSIGSILGPEFAAAPALLFGPDRFHPSAQGYRAAAGILLPSILAAVGVIPDDEERIESMRGEAILPISKAAVQAVNNPGTELDGTEVGGHRLGVRGLWVEMRHRRRRAQTSSEGPEQIEPEDRRPSGEPTPAGS
- a CDS encoding Bax inhibitor-1/YccA family protein, coding for MQSNNPVFRRSEEFNRPGANAYGTQTYADPSTWGTGTPGQDQGLGYAPAPTSEGRMTIDTVVQKTGMSLGMVIVFAALTWFLTPNLEDSTVDLGPLIAAVTIGSLGAFALSMVNSFKRVISPALVLAFCALEGVALGGLSKLFDANFGGGIVTQAVLGTFAAFAGTLAAYKVLNIKVGNKFRTFVTAAVFGMIGLSVLELVLGMFGNSFGIHGFGGMGLLFAVAGLVLGVFMLIMDFDFVEQGIANGLPERESWRAAFAMTVSLVWIYTNLLRILAIFSQD
- the def gene encoding peptide deformylase, translating into MSVTPTPAAPSERLAAWTEDELGVEGRVLEVVRVPDPVLSTPGADVDPTAPETVQLAADLVATMRVSPGCVGLAAQQVGVAARVFCVDVSAHPKTREHHGTFVLCNAEVVESSRNEKAREGCMSVPDFTGDVKRASRLVVRGQLPGTGEEVTFSANAFEARCLQHELDHCAGFVFLDRVAGAHAIHPRKTYL